A single region of the Gasterosteus aculeatus chromosome 1, fGasAcu3.hap1.1, whole genome shotgun sequence genome encodes:
- the hepacama gene encoding hepatic and glial cell adhesion molecule a, with amino-acid sequence MKVERKTFSTSDAFTDIPTPLTLFCLLLLLFTGEVSGVNVTSQAQVVRGTAGKEALLSVSYSSSSSDKPVIKWQLKRAKEKPITVVQSIGTDIIGNLRPEYRNRIQVFENGSLLLHNLQLSDEGAYEVEISITDDTFTGERYIELTVDVPVSRPYIQMMASSVLELSEHFNLHCSHENGTKPIYGWLKGGKVLTNDTRLQLSHDQKVLTISRVVISDDDIYACTVENLISSMKSVPVQLTVYRRSSLYIILSTGGIFLLITLVTVCACWKPSKKKHRPVPQRAPIYLDQSENGHDVDVVPKPTMLGRRSPMPLYVLNEDETVERFEEYADNAAVQSETSIPATYVPVLPSPSSSFRTERPVWSAPRRYPRSPSPLAQPPPQPLPGPTLRPVRSPAHSPGGSPRSFSPIRKVRPPVGIPSSHLPVEAECPDPLDQTHGAPQQ; translated from the exons ATGAAGGTGGAGAGGAAGACCTTCTCTACAAGCGACGCTTTTACTGACATTCCTACGCCACTGACGTTgttttgcctcctcctccttctcttcacaG GTGAAGTGTCAGGGGTGAATGTGACCAGCCAAGCCCAGGTGGTGAGGGGCACGGCGGGCAAAGAGGCCCTGTTGTCAGTCAGctactccagcagcagctcggacAAGCCTGTGATTAAGTGGCAGCTGAAGAGGGCCAAGGAGAAACCCATCACCGTGGTGCAGTCCATAGGAACAGACATCATAGGGAACCTGAGGCCAGAGTACCGCAACCGAATCCAGGTATTTGAGAACGGGTCGCTGCTGCTTCACAACCTGCAGCTGTCAGACGAAGGGGCGTACGAAGTTGAGATCTCCATCACGGATGACACCTTTACTGGAGAGCGCTACATCGAGCTCACTGTGGACG TCCCCGTGTCCAGACCTTACATACAGATGATGGCCTCGTCTGTCCTGGAGTTGAGCGAGCACTTTAACCTCCACTGTTCCCATGAGAACGGCACAAAGCCCATCTACGGTTGGCTGAAGGGAGGCAAGGTGCTGACCAATGACACACGTCTGCAGCTTTCACATGACCAAAAGGTGCTGACCATCTCACGCGTTGTGATCTCAGATGATGACATTTACGCCTGCACAGTGGAGAACCTCATCAGCAGCATGAAGAGCGTGCCTGTTCAGCTCACTGTCTACA GACGGAGCTCGCTATACATCATCCTGTCCACCGGGGGCATATTCCTCCTGATCACCCTGGTGACAGTGTGCGCTTGTTGGAAACCATCCAA AAAGAAGCATCGACCTGTTCCCCAAAGAGCTCCCATCTATTTGGATCAGAGTGAAAATGGCCATGATG TTGATGTTGTTCCCAAACCAACTATGCTGGGTCGAAGGAGTCCAATGCCTCTTTATGTCCTCAACGAAGAT GAGACTGTGGAGCGTTTTGAAGAATACGCTGACAACGCTGCCGTCCAATCAGAAACGAGTATCCCTGCCACGTACGTCCCGGTCCTCCcgagtccctcctcctccttcaggaccGAGCGGCCCGTCTGGTCCGCCCCTCGCAGGTACCCCCGCAGCCCCTCCCCTCTGGCCCAGCCTcccccgcagcccctcccgGGACCTACGCTGCGTCCCGTCCGCTCGCCTGCGCACTCCCCCGGAGGCTCCCCGCGAAGTTTCAGCCCGATTAGAAAAGTCCGTCCCCCGGTGGGCATCCCGAGCAGCCACCTGCCCGTGGAGGCCGAGTGTCCAGACCCTTTGGATCAGACTCACGGTGCACCGCAGCAGTGA
- the nrgnb gene encoding neurogranin (protein kinase C substrate, RC3) b isoform X1: MSVPFCKTHLRIPRGFGSILEGLAREVLRDQPKDIPKYAAQYFDALLKQREDSGMDPAEWAAKLEDMYHNNAFKAPEAIPEKYPATEVTVSNEQSKVHQTEDEYSLGETFDLSTTHVRSSEEVDLSASTEEYEEKDDIAEKGIILPEKGISEEETVIMLPALDVQPDCLNRIEEKDPTTNTFDQVDRAANGKDSSLASDQDMPQSELEPTDVLSFRAIMNVDVCAQELAEDEGGDQQETAVVDEEKVNSGGLKNTDSEAKVEVFPYAGQADVDVCANELGATGRTIEGANAEDNDEDSSNLQPEDTVEQSFKTDRDQDEGKDQVEKEKAGETEAEASPREITALNNNVIPKEDSLVKISVDDVPEDQQTNEDKQQEGSVEVLQDNVLEMHLEDESKEVSLLSTDKHISSTQDQDEIEMTSHHKVFHMMKEKVDTNDYNLNDSDDEKLKCVETGSSHRPTAKAGEENPGDETDQNEHNEKMMKGEFHQNEEEEAESSNPYYKEDKTAGVVGGDKGGIHAEGYVEVEDHLFRVTGSNVSTAATERGALEASAQHLLEENEEGQTPAEPQAENAVVENEVTSKEISSNERGLVDEGNIDSEIEKTNDAICDEGSGSSSIHTESADWPAASHQGEEQTLETIGDKEECSRPQEEEDIMDIPLDDPEANRAAAKIQAGFRGHMTRKKMKPEDKAEGEEVSSTEGCAQRQRGQTGHTETGGSGAVERDDTSVPEQ; this comes from the exons ATGTCGGTACCTTTCTGCAAAACTCACCTGCGGATCCCGCGAGGGTTCGGGTCAATCCTGGAGGGCTTGGCCCGGGAAGTCCTGCGAGACCAGCCTAAAGACATTCCCAAATATGCTGCACAGTATTTCGATGCTCTTCTCAAGCAAAGAGAAG ACAGTGGGATGGACCCAGCTGAGTGGGCAGCTAAACTTGAAGACATGTACCACAACAATGCATTTAAGGCTCCTGAG GCTATTCCTGAAAAATATCCTGCAACAGAAGTGACGGTGTCCAA CGAGCAATCAAAGGTTCACCAAACGGAAGATGAATACAGTTTGGGAGAAACCTTCGATCTTTCCACTACGCACGTCAGAAGCTCTGAGGAAGTTGATTTATCTGCAAGCACAGAAGAATATGAGGAAAAAGATGACATCGCGGAGAAAGGCATTATTTTACCGGAAAAGGGAATTTCAGAAGAGGAAACAGTCATTATGCTCCCAGCTTTAGATGTACAGCCAGATTGTTTGAACAGAATAGAAGAAAAGGACCCAACAACTAATACGTTTGATCAAGTTGACAGGGCAGCTAATGGAAAAGATAGCAGCTTGGCTTCCGACCAAGATATGCCCCAGTCTGAGTTAGAGCCCACTGACGTGTTATCATTCAGAGCGATTATGAACGTAGATGTGTGTGCTCAGGAGTTGGCAGAAGATGAAGGCGGTGATCAACAAGAGACTGCAGTCGTAGATGAGGAAAAAGTAAACTCAGGGGGACTGAAAAATACCGACAGTGAAGCAAAAGTGGAGGTCTTTCCGTATGCCGGACAAGCTGATGTGGATGTGTGTGCTAATGAGCTTGGAGCAACAGGAAGAACAATTGAAGGAGCCAATGCTGAAGATAATGATGAAGACAGTTCAAATCTCCAACCCGAAGACACGGTTGAACAATCATTTAAAACTGACCGCGATCAAGATGAAGGAAAAGATCAGGTCGAAAAAGAAAAGGCGGGAGAAACAGAGGCTGAGGCTTCTCCCAGGGAAATAACTGctttaaataataatgttataCCAAAAGAGGACTCATTGGTTAAGATAAGCGTTGATGATGTCCCAGAAGATCAGCAGACTAATGAGGATAAACAGCAAGAGGGCTCAGTGGAGGTCTTACAGGACAATGTATTGGAAATGCACCTGGAGGACGAGTCCAAAGAGGTTTCTTTACTGtcaacagacaaacacataTCTAGCACACAAGACCAAGATGAAATTGAAATGACAAGTCACCACAAAGTATTTCATATGATGAAAGAGAAGGTGGACACAAATGACTATAATTTAAATGATAGTGATGATGAGAAGCTCAAATGTGTTGAAACTGGCTCATCACATCGGCCCACCGCCAAGGCAGGTGAAGAAAACCCAGGGGATGAAACCGATCAGAATGAACATAATGAGAAGATGATGAAAGGCGAATTTCATcagaatgaggaagaggaagcagagtCCAGCAACCCTTACTACAAAGAAGACAAGACTGCAGGCGTGGTtggaggagacaaagggggaaTACATGCAGAAGGTTATGTGGAGGTAGAGGATCATTTATTTCGAGTCACTGGGTCAAATGTATCAACTGCTGCAACGGAGAGGGGAGCTTTAGAGGCAAGTGCACAACATCTATtagaggagaacgaggagggtCAGACGCCCGCTGAGCCACAGGCGGAGAATGCAGTGGTGGAAAACGAGGTCACATCAAAGGAGATAAGTTCAAACGAAAGGGGCCTTGTAGACGAAGGAAACATTGATTCTGAAATAGAAAAGACGAATGATGCGATTTGTGATgaaggcagcggcagcagcagcatccacactGAAAGTGCAGATTGGCCGGCTGCGAGTCACCAAGGAGAGGAACAGACACTTGAAACGATTGGGGACAAG gaggagTGCAGCCGgccccaggaggaggaggacatcatGGACATCCCACTGGACGACCCAGAGGCCAACAGGGCTGCTGCAAAGATCCAGGCTGGTTTCCGTGGCCACATGACCCGCAAGAAGATGAAGCCCGAGGACAAAGcagaaggggaggaggtgagCAGCACCGAGGGATGTGCTCAAAGGCAGCGAGGTCAGACAGGTCACACAG AGACAGGAGGATCGGGGGCAGTAGAGAGAGACGACACATCTGTGCCAGAGCAGTGA
- the nrgnb gene encoding neurogranin (protein kinase C substrate, RC3) b isoform X5 translates to MLAEREECSRPQEEEDIMDIPLDDPEANRAAAKIQAGFRGHMTRKKMKPEDKAEGEEVSSTEGCAQRQRGQTGHTETGGSGAVERDDTSVPEQ, encoded by the exons ATGCTGGCTGAACGG gaggagTGCAGCCGgccccaggaggaggaggacatcatGGACATCCCACTGGACGACCCAGAGGCCAACAGGGCTGCTGCAAAGATCCAGGCTGGTTTCCGTGGCCACATGACCCGCAAGAAGATGAAGCCCGAGGACAAAGcagaaggggaggaggtgagCAGCACCGAGGGATGTGCTCAAAGGCAGCGAGGTCAGACAGGTCACACAG AGACAGGAGGATCGGGGGCAGTAGAGAGAGACGACACATCTGTGCCAGAGCAGTGA
- the nrgnb gene encoding neurogranin (protein kinase C substrate, RC3) b isoform X4 produces MDCHNEECSRPQEEEDIMDIPLDDPEANRAAAKIQAGFRGHMTRKKMKPEDKAEGEEVSSTEGCAQRQRGQTGHTETGGSGAVERDDTSVPEQ; encoded by the exons ATGGACTGTCACAAT gaggagTGCAGCCGgccccaggaggaggaggacatcatGGACATCCCACTGGACGACCCAGAGGCCAACAGGGCTGCTGCAAAGATCCAGGCTGGTTTCCGTGGCCACATGACCCGCAAGAAGATGAAGCCCGAGGACAAAGcagaaggggaggaggtgagCAGCACCGAGGGATGTGCTCAAAGGCAGCGAGGTCAGACAGGTCACACAG AGACAGGAGGATCGGGGGCAGTAGAGAGAGACGACACATCTGTGCCAGAGCAGTGA
- the nrgnb gene encoding neurogranin (protein kinase C substrate, RC3) b isoform X2, translated as MSVPFCKTHLRIPRGFGSILEGLAREVLRDQPKDIPKYAAQYFDALLKQREDSGMDPAEWAAKLEDMYHNNAFKAPEAIPEKYPATEVTVSNEQSKVHQTEDEYSLGETFDLSTTHVRSSEEVDLSASTEEYEEKDDIAEKGIILPEKGISEEETVIMLPALDVQPDCLNRIEEKDPTTNTFDQVDRAANGKDSSLASDQDMPQSELEPTDVLSFRAIMNVDVCAQELAEDEGGDQQETAVVDEEKVNSGGLKNTDSEAKVEVFPYAGQADVDVCANELGATGRTIEGANAEDNDEDSSNLQPEDTVEQSFKTDRDQDEGKDQVEKEKAGETEAEASPREITALNNNVIPKEDSLVKISVDDVPEDQQTNEDKQQEGSVEVLQDNVLEMHLEDESKEVSLLSTDKHISSTQDQDEIEMTSHHKVFHMMKEKVDTNDYNLNDSDDEKLKCVETGSSHRPTAKAGEENPGDETDQNEHNEKMMKGEFHQNEEEEAESSNPYYKEDKTAGVVGGDKGGIHAEGYVEVEDHLFRVTGSNVSTAATERGALEASAQHLLEENEEGQTPAEPQAENAVVENEVTSKEISSNERGLVDEGNIDSEIEKTNDAICDEGSGSSSIHTESADWPAASHQGEEQTLETIGDKEECSRPQEEEDIMDIPLDDPEANRAAAKIQAGFRGHMTRKKMKPEDKAEGEERQEDRGQ; from the exons ATGTCGGTACCTTTCTGCAAAACTCACCTGCGGATCCCGCGAGGGTTCGGGTCAATCCTGGAGGGCTTGGCCCGGGAAGTCCTGCGAGACCAGCCTAAAGACATTCCCAAATATGCTGCACAGTATTTCGATGCTCTTCTCAAGCAAAGAGAAG ACAGTGGGATGGACCCAGCTGAGTGGGCAGCTAAACTTGAAGACATGTACCACAACAATGCATTTAAGGCTCCTGAG GCTATTCCTGAAAAATATCCTGCAACAGAAGTGACGGTGTCCAA CGAGCAATCAAAGGTTCACCAAACGGAAGATGAATACAGTTTGGGAGAAACCTTCGATCTTTCCACTACGCACGTCAGAAGCTCTGAGGAAGTTGATTTATCTGCAAGCACAGAAGAATATGAGGAAAAAGATGACATCGCGGAGAAAGGCATTATTTTACCGGAAAAGGGAATTTCAGAAGAGGAAACAGTCATTATGCTCCCAGCTTTAGATGTACAGCCAGATTGTTTGAACAGAATAGAAGAAAAGGACCCAACAACTAATACGTTTGATCAAGTTGACAGGGCAGCTAATGGAAAAGATAGCAGCTTGGCTTCCGACCAAGATATGCCCCAGTCTGAGTTAGAGCCCACTGACGTGTTATCATTCAGAGCGATTATGAACGTAGATGTGTGTGCTCAGGAGTTGGCAGAAGATGAAGGCGGTGATCAACAAGAGACTGCAGTCGTAGATGAGGAAAAAGTAAACTCAGGGGGACTGAAAAATACCGACAGTGAAGCAAAAGTGGAGGTCTTTCCGTATGCCGGACAAGCTGATGTGGATGTGTGTGCTAATGAGCTTGGAGCAACAGGAAGAACAATTGAAGGAGCCAATGCTGAAGATAATGATGAAGACAGTTCAAATCTCCAACCCGAAGACACGGTTGAACAATCATTTAAAACTGACCGCGATCAAGATGAAGGAAAAGATCAGGTCGAAAAAGAAAAGGCGGGAGAAACAGAGGCTGAGGCTTCTCCCAGGGAAATAACTGctttaaataataatgttataCCAAAAGAGGACTCATTGGTTAAGATAAGCGTTGATGATGTCCCAGAAGATCAGCAGACTAATGAGGATAAACAGCAAGAGGGCTCAGTGGAGGTCTTACAGGACAATGTATTGGAAATGCACCTGGAGGACGAGTCCAAAGAGGTTTCTTTACTGtcaacagacaaacacataTCTAGCACACAAGACCAAGATGAAATTGAAATGACAAGTCACCACAAAGTATTTCATATGATGAAAGAGAAGGTGGACACAAATGACTATAATTTAAATGATAGTGATGATGAGAAGCTCAAATGTGTTGAAACTGGCTCATCACATCGGCCCACCGCCAAGGCAGGTGAAGAAAACCCAGGGGATGAAACCGATCAGAATGAACATAATGAGAAGATGATGAAAGGCGAATTTCATcagaatgaggaagaggaagcagagtCCAGCAACCCTTACTACAAAGAAGACAAGACTGCAGGCGTGGTtggaggagacaaagggggaaTACATGCAGAAGGTTATGTGGAGGTAGAGGATCATTTATTTCGAGTCACTGGGTCAAATGTATCAACTGCTGCAACGGAGAGGGGAGCTTTAGAGGCAAGTGCACAACATCTATtagaggagaacgaggagggtCAGACGCCCGCTGAGCCACAGGCGGAGAATGCAGTGGTGGAAAACGAGGTCACATCAAAGGAGATAAGTTCAAACGAAAGGGGCCTTGTAGACGAAGGAAACATTGATTCTGAAATAGAAAAGACGAATGATGCGATTTGTGATgaaggcagcggcagcagcagcatccacactGAAAGTGCAGATTGGCCGGCTGCGAGTCACCAAGGAGAGGAACAGACACTTGAAACGATTGGGGACAAG gaggagTGCAGCCGgccccaggaggaggaggacatcatGGACATCCCACTGGACGACCCAGAGGCCAACAGGGCTGCTGCAAAGATCCAGGCTGGTTTCCGTGGCCACATGACCCGCAAGAAGATGAAGCCCGAGGACAAAGcagaaggggaggag AGACAGGAGGATCGGGGGCAGTAG
- the nrgnb gene encoding neurogranin (protein kinase C substrate, RC3) b isoform X6, producing MDCHNEECSRPQEEEDIMDIPLDDPEANRAAAKIQAGFRGHMTRKKMKPEDKAEGEERQEDRGQ from the exons ATGGACTGTCACAAT gaggagTGCAGCCGgccccaggaggaggaggacatcatGGACATCCCACTGGACGACCCAGAGGCCAACAGGGCTGCTGCAAAGATCCAGGCTGGTTTCCGTGGCCACATGACCCGCAAGAAGATGAAGCCCGAGGACAAAGcagaaggggaggag AGACAGGAGGATCGGGGGCAGTAG
- the nrgnb gene encoding neurogranin (protein kinase C substrate, RC3) b isoform X3, producing MSVPFCKTHLRIPRGFGSILEGLAREVLRDQPKDIPKYAAQYFDALLKQREDSGMDPAEWAAKLEDMYHNNAFKAPEAIPEKYPATEVTVSNEQSKVHQTEDEYSLGETFDLSTTHVRSSEEVDLSASTEEYEEKDDIAEKGIILPEKGISEEETVIMLPALDVQPDCLNRIEEKDPTTNTFDQVDRAANGKDSSLASDQDMPQSELEPTDVLSFRAIMNVDVCAQELAEDEGGDQQETAVVDEEKVNSGGLKNTDSEAKVEVFPYAGQADVDVCANELGATGRTIEGANAEDNDEDSSNLQPEDTVEQSFKTDRDQDEGKDQVEKEKAGETEAEASPREITALNNNVIPKEDSLVKISVDDVPEDQQTNEDKQQEGSVEVLQDNVLEMHLEDESKEVSLLSTDKHISSTQDQDEIEMTSHHKVFHMMKEKVDTNDYNLNDSDDEKLKCVETGSSHRPTAKAGEENPGDETDQNEHNEKMMKGEFHQNEEEEAESSNPYYKEDKTAGVVGGDKGGIHAEGYVEVEDHLFRVTGSNVSTAATERGALEASAQHLLEENEEGQTPAEPQAENAVVENEVTSKEISSNERGLVDEGNIDSEIEKTNDAICDEGSGSSSIHTESADWPAASHQGEEQTLETIGDKGQIPSPLGSHHILHPQIET from the exons ATGTCGGTACCTTTCTGCAAAACTCACCTGCGGATCCCGCGAGGGTTCGGGTCAATCCTGGAGGGCTTGGCCCGGGAAGTCCTGCGAGACCAGCCTAAAGACATTCCCAAATATGCTGCACAGTATTTCGATGCTCTTCTCAAGCAAAGAGAAG ACAGTGGGATGGACCCAGCTGAGTGGGCAGCTAAACTTGAAGACATGTACCACAACAATGCATTTAAGGCTCCTGAG GCTATTCCTGAAAAATATCCTGCAACAGAAGTGACGGTGTCCAA CGAGCAATCAAAGGTTCACCAAACGGAAGATGAATACAGTTTGGGAGAAACCTTCGATCTTTCCACTACGCACGTCAGAAGCTCTGAGGAAGTTGATTTATCTGCAAGCACAGAAGAATATGAGGAAAAAGATGACATCGCGGAGAAAGGCATTATTTTACCGGAAAAGGGAATTTCAGAAGAGGAAACAGTCATTATGCTCCCAGCTTTAGATGTACAGCCAGATTGTTTGAACAGAATAGAAGAAAAGGACCCAACAACTAATACGTTTGATCAAGTTGACAGGGCAGCTAATGGAAAAGATAGCAGCTTGGCTTCCGACCAAGATATGCCCCAGTCTGAGTTAGAGCCCACTGACGTGTTATCATTCAGAGCGATTATGAACGTAGATGTGTGTGCTCAGGAGTTGGCAGAAGATGAAGGCGGTGATCAACAAGAGACTGCAGTCGTAGATGAGGAAAAAGTAAACTCAGGGGGACTGAAAAATACCGACAGTGAAGCAAAAGTGGAGGTCTTTCCGTATGCCGGACAAGCTGATGTGGATGTGTGTGCTAATGAGCTTGGAGCAACAGGAAGAACAATTGAAGGAGCCAATGCTGAAGATAATGATGAAGACAGTTCAAATCTCCAACCCGAAGACACGGTTGAACAATCATTTAAAACTGACCGCGATCAAGATGAAGGAAAAGATCAGGTCGAAAAAGAAAAGGCGGGAGAAACAGAGGCTGAGGCTTCTCCCAGGGAAATAACTGctttaaataataatgttataCCAAAAGAGGACTCATTGGTTAAGATAAGCGTTGATGATGTCCCAGAAGATCAGCAGACTAATGAGGATAAACAGCAAGAGGGCTCAGTGGAGGTCTTACAGGACAATGTATTGGAAATGCACCTGGAGGACGAGTCCAAAGAGGTTTCTTTACTGtcaacagacaaacacataTCTAGCACACAAGACCAAGATGAAATTGAAATGACAAGTCACCACAAAGTATTTCATATGATGAAAGAGAAGGTGGACACAAATGACTATAATTTAAATGATAGTGATGATGAGAAGCTCAAATGTGTTGAAACTGGCTCATCACATCGGCCCACCGCCAAGGCAGGTGAAGAAAACCCAGGGGATGAAACCGATCAGAATGAACATAATGAGAAGATGATGAAAGGCGAATTTCATcagaatgaggaagaggaagcagagtCCAGCAACCCTTACTACAAAGAAGACAAGACTGCAGGCGTGGTtggaggagacaaagggggaaTACATGCAGAAGGTTATGTGGAGGTAGAGGATCATTTATTTCGAGTCACTGGGTCAAATGTATCAACTGCTGCAACGGAGAGGGGAGCTTTAGAGGCAAGTGCACAACATCTATtagaggagaacgaggagggtCAGACGCCCGCTGAGCCACAGGCGGAGAATGCAGTGGTGGAAAACGAGGTCACATCAAAGGAGATAAGTTCAAACGAAAGGGGCCTTGTAGACGAAGGAAACATTGATTCTGAAATAGAAAAGACGAATGATGCGATTTGTGATgaaggcagcggcagcagcagcatccacactGAAAGTGCAGATTGGCCGGCTGCGAGTCACCAAGGAGAGGAACAGACACTTGAAACGATTGGGGACAAG GGCCAGATCCCCTCTCCTCTTGGGAGCCACCACATCCTCCATCCACAGATTGAAACCTGA